From the Chitinolyticbacter meiyuanensis genome, one window contains:
- the ybeY gene encoding rRNA maturation RNase YbeY: protein MSRRLTLSPQIASTAAILPGRAELNAWAEAALQPSVKLAEITVRFVDAEEGQQLNRDYRGRDYATNVLTFTFDEGMPDIPGLPLMGDLVLCAPVVEREAAEQGKLLLAHYCHMVVHGVLHLQGYDHLEDAEAEEMEALETQIVTTLGYDDPYRDDRA, encoded by the coding sequence ATGAGCCGACGCCTGACACTGAGCCCGCAAATCGCCAGCACCGCTGCCATCCTGCCCGGCAGGGCCGAGCTGAATGCCTGGGCCGAAGCAGCCCTGCAACCTAGTGTGAAGCTTGCGGAGATCACCGTGCGCTTCGTCGATGCCGAGGAAGGCCAGCAACTGAATCGCGACTATCGCGGCCGCGATTACGCGACCAATGTGCTGACCTTCACGTTCGACGAGGGCATGCCTGATATCCCCGGCCTGCCGCTGATGGGCGATCTGGTGCTATGCGCGCCGGTCGTCGAGCGCGAGGCGGCAGAGCAGGGCAAGCTGCTGCTCGCTCACTATTGCCATATGGTGGTGCATGGCGTGTTGCACCTGCAGGGTTACGACCATCTGGAAGATGCCGAGGCGGAGGAAATGGAGGCGCTGGAAACGCAAATCGTCACCACCCTCGGTTATGATGACCCGTATCGAGACGACAGGGCCTGA
- a CDS encoding phosphoglycerate kinase — MTKLFIEDLQLAGKRVLIRVDFNVPVKNGVVESDKRIRAALPTIQYALAQGASVVLMSHLGRPNGARVEKYSLAPVAQRLEALLGKPVTFLSDCVGAEVEAACAQLGSGQVVLLENVRFHIEEEGKAKDAEGNSVKADPAKVEAFRASLSKLGDVFVNDAFGTAHRAHSSMVGVNLPRASGYLLKKELDFLGEAVNSPVRPLVAIIGGSKISGKIDVIEALLPKVDKLLIGGGMAFTFLKAKGFEIGKSLCENDKVELASELMAKAGDKLELPIDTMVTKHLDFDARTLDGLVEVPSSAILADQEGVDIGSATRARYAEIIKNAKTILWNGPMGVFEIDASAAGTFAIAHALADVTASGAITVIGGGDSVAAIEKAGLEEQVSHVSTGGGASLEFLEGKALPGVVALSER, encoded by the coding sequence ATGACCAAGCTGTTCATCGAAGACCTGCAACTGGCGGGCAAGCGCGTGCTGATCCGCGTCGATTTCAACGTGCCGGTGAAGAATGGCGTGGTCGAGAGCGACAAGCGCATCCGCGCGGCTCTGCCCACCATCCAGTACGCGCTGGCCCAGGGGGCCTCGGTGGTGCTGATGAGCCACCTCGGCCGCCCGAACGGCGCGCGCGTCGAGAAGTACAGCCTGGCGCCAGTCGCCCAGCGTCTGGAAGCGTTGCTGGGCAAGCCCGTCACCTTCCTGAGCGACTGTGTCGGCGCCGAGGTCGAAGCGGCCTGCGCCCAGCTCGGTAGCGGTCAGGTGGTGCTGCTGGAGAACGTACGCTTCCATATCGAGGAAGAAGGCAAGGCCAAAGATGCCGAGGGCAACAGCGTGAAGGCCGATCCGGCCAAGGTCGAAGCGTTCCGTGCCAGCCTCTCAAAGCTGGGCGACGTGTTCGTCAACGATGCTTTCGGCACCGCACACCGCGCGCATTCGTCCATGGTCGGCGTGAACCTGCCGCGCGCGTCGGGCTACCTGCTGAAGAAGGAGCTCGACTTCCTCGGCGAAGCGGTGAACAGCCCGGTGCGCCCGCTGGTGGCCATCATTGGCGGCTCCAAGATCTCCGGTAAGATCGACGTGATCGAGGCGCTGCTGCCCAAGGTCGACAAGCTGTTGATCGGCGGCGGCATGGCGTTCACCTTTCTCAAGGCCAAGGGCTTCGAGATCGGCAAGTCGCTGTGCGAGAACGACAAGGTCGAGCTGGCCAGCGAGCTGATGGCCAAAGCCGGCGACAAGCTGGAGCTGCCCATCGACACCATGGTCACCAAGCACCTCGATTTTGATGCCCGTACGCTCGACGGCCTCGTCGAAGTGCCGTCCAGCGCCATCCTGGCCGACCAGGAAGGCGTGGACATCGGCAGCGCCACCCGCGCGCGCTACGCCGAAATCATCAAGAACGCCAAGACCATCCTGTGGAACGGCCCGATGGGCGTGTTCGAGATCGACGCTTCGGCCGCCGGCACCTTCGCCATCGCCCACGCGCTGGCCGATGTCACCGCCAGCGGTGCCATCACCGTGATCGGTGGCGGCGATTCGGTTGCCGCGATCGAGAAGGCTGGCCTGGAAGAGCAGGTGAGCCACGTGTCCACCGGTGGCGGCGCCTCACTGGAATTCCTCGAAGGCAAGGCCCTGCCAGGCGTGGTGGCGTTGTCCGAGCGTTAA
- a CDS encoding SulP family inorganic anion transporter, producing MNATPHTTAPALRLDLVAGLIAATVVLPKAMAYATVAGLPVAAGLYTALIPLVVYALLGSSRVLSVTSTTTLAILVGSELAMVVPDGNPERMLAAAATLTLLVGIVLVLASVLRLGFIANFISTPVLTGFKTGIGLVIVLDQLPKLLGVHIHKQDFFHDLLALVQSVPQTSLLTLAVALATLGLLLLMEKLWPHSPAPLVAVAGGIAATALFGLPALGVSVVGPIPQGLPALTLPDLDLVRQLIPGAVGIALMSFTESIAAARAFARDGDPYVNPNRELAATGAANAAGALLGAMPAGGGTSQTAVVRAAGAVSQRASLVTAAVALAVMLLLAPLLAKLPNATLAAVVIVYSVGLIQPGEFMAIRRVRSMEFRWALVACLGVLLFGTLQGIVIAIIVSLFGLASQSANPRLSVLGRKPGTDILRPRSDEHPEDESFGDVLVLRPEGRIFFLNAQSLADQLRAQVEAHQPRVLVLDLSAVQDVEYSALQMLVEAEDKLAALGIVYCLAGLNPGVLDAVRHTTLAERLGRERLLFNAQAAIDQYAKQPAQS from the coding sequence ATGAATGCCACGCCACACACCACCGCCCCTGCCCTGCGGCTCGATCTGGTTGCCGGCCTGATCGCCGCGACCGTGGTGCTGCCCAAGGCCATGGCCTATGCCACCGTTGCCGGCCTACCGGTCGCCGCGGGGCTCTATACCGCGCTGATCCCGCTGGTGGTGTATGCGCTGCTCGGCTCGTCGCGGGTGCTCAGCGTCACCTCGACCACCACGCTTGCCATCCTGGTCGGTAGCGAGCTGGCAATGGTGGTACCCGATGGCAATCCCGAGCGCATGCTGGCCGCCGCCGCCACGCTGACCCTGCTGGTGGGCATCGTGCTGGTGCTGGCGTCCGTGCTGCGGCTGGGCTTCATCGCCAACTTCATCTCGACGCCGGTGCTCACCGGCTTCAAGACCGGCATCGGCCTCGTGATCGTGCTGGACCAGTTGCCCAAGCTCTTGGGCGTGCACATCCACAAGCAGGATTTCTTCCACGACCTGCTGGCACTGGTGCAAAGCGTGCCGCAGACCTCACTGTTGACGCTGGCCGTGGCGCTCGCCACGCTGGGGCTGTTGCTGCTGATGGAAAAACTGTGGCCACACTCGCCAGCACCGCTGGTCGCCGTGGCCGGAGGCATTGCTGCGACTGCACTGTTCGGCCTGCCCGCGCTCGGCGTCTCAGTGGTCGGCCCCATTCCGCAAGGCCTGCCAGCACTGACCTTGCCCGACCTGGACTTGGTACGGCAGCTGATCCCCGGCGCGGTCGGCATCGCACTGATGAGCTTCACCGAATCGATCGCCGCCGCACGTGCCTTCGCCCGTGATGGTGATCCCTACGTCAACCCGAATCGCGAACTGGCCGCCACCGGTGCAGCCAATGCCGCAGGCGCGCTGCTTGGCGCGATGCCGGCCGGCGGCGGCACCTCGCAGACGGCGGTGGTTCGCGCAGCCGGCGCGGTGTCGCAACGCGCCAGCCTCGTTACCGCAGCGGTCGCGCTGGCGGTGATGCTGTTGCTTGCACCACTGCTGGCCAAGCTGCCGAATGCCACGCTCGCCGCCGTCGTCATCGTCTATTCGGTGGGTCTGATCCAGCCGGGCGAATTCATGGCGATCCGCCGCGTGCGCAGCATGGAATTCCGCTGGGCGCTGGTCGCCTGCTTGGGCGTACTGCTGTTTGGCACGCTGCAGGGCATCGTCATCGCCATCATCGTGTCCCTGTTTGGGCTCGCCAGCCAGAGCGCCAATCCGCGCCTCTCGGTGCTGGGGCGCAAGCCAGGCACCGACATCCTGCGACCGCGTTCGGACGAGCACCCCGAGGACGAATCGTTCGGCGACGTACTGGTGCTGCGCCCGGAAGGACGCATCTTCTTCCTGAATGCGCAAAGCCTGGCCGACCAGTTGCGCGCACAGGTAGAGGCGCACCAGCCACGCGTGCTGGTCCTCGATCTAAGCGCCGTGCAGGATGTCGAGTATTCGGCCCTGCAGATGCTGGTCGAAGCAGAGGACAAGCTCGCTGCGCTCGGTATCGTCTATTGCTTGGCGGGGCTCAACCCCGGCGTGCTCGATGCAGTGCGCCACACCACGCTGGCTGAGCGCCTCGGCCGCGAGCGCCTGCTGTTCAATGCACAGGCGGCCATCGATCAGTACGCCAAGCAGCCGGCACAATCCTAG
- the lnt gene encoding apolipoprotein N-acyltransferase, which produces MRRTLPGWARHVVLAACGAASVLSFAPLYWAPLMWLSLLALFLALAQAQGARSAALRGLVWGIGYFAANVHWIFISLHTFGGMPAWMAAGCTLLFALYLALFPALTGWLAWRLPCPAVLRLPLLIPTLFVATEYLRGWLFTGFPWASVGTSQLPITPLAGYAPLVGAYGVGLILALCIGLLAQGWRVPRRWAVVAAVWLVGLGLLQVEWTRPLGKPVTVSLAQGNIRQDLKWDAAHFVDNLRTYLWLTREARGEIVVLPETAIPAFLTDVPAWYLAELRQAVGKRHLVSGVPILGPKPMEYYNSVLALSAMKQPAYSKHHLVPFGEFVPVPALFGWMYDFLNMPLSGFTPGSARQPPFVLGPTRLAANICYEDVFGREIIRALPQATMLANFSNLAWFDGSWAADQHGQMSQARALETGRYMLRATNTGLTAIIDQKGRIVARLAPMKKGLLEGQARNFIGMTPYARLGDWAFLLACGLLLLGLGWRQHQARTRETVVQ; this is translated from the coding sequence ATGAGGCGCACGTTGCCGGGCTGGGCTCGCCATGTCGTGCTGGCCGCCTGCGGGGCGGCCAGCGTGCTTTCGTTTGCGCCACTGTATTGGGCGCCGCTGATGTGGCTGTCGCTGCTGGCGCTGTTCCTGGCGCTGGCACAGGCCCAAGGTGCGCGCTCGGCCGCATTGCGTGGCTTGGTCTGGGGCATTGGCTATTTTGCGGCCAACGTGCACTGGATCTTCATCAGTCTGCACACCTTCGGTGGCATGCCGGCCTGGATGGCGGCGGGATGCACGCTGCTGTTCGCGCTCTATCTCGCACTGTTCCCGGCGCTGACCGGCTGGCTGGCGTGGCGGCTGCCTTGCCCGGCAGTGCTGCGCTTGCCGCTGCTGATCCCCACGTTGTTCGTCGCCACCGAATACCTGCGCGGCTGGTTGTTCACCGGTTTCCCCTGGGCCAGTGTCGGCACCTCGCAATTGCCCATCACCCCACTGGCGGGGTACGCGCCGCTGGTCGGTGCCTATGGCGTAGGTCTGATTCTGGCGCTGTGCATCGGCCTGCTGGCTCAGGGTTGGCGCGTGCCGCGGCGTTGGGCCGTGGTCGCGGCGGTCTGGTTGGTTGGCCTGGGCTTGCTGCAGGTGGAGTGGACGCGGCCACTGGGCAAGCCGGTCACGGTGTCACTGGCACAGGGCAATATCCGGCAGGATCTGAAGTGGGATGCCGCGCATTTCGTCGATAACCTGCGCACCTATCTGTGGCTCACGCGAGAAGCGCGTGGCGAGATTGTGGTGCTGCCGGAAACCGCGATCCCGGCCTTCCTCACCGATGTGCCGGCCTGGTATCTCGCTGAACTGCGTCAGGCGGTGGGCAAGCGTCATCTGGTCAGCGGCGTGCCCATCCTCGGCCCCAAACCGATGGAGTACTACAACAGCGTGCTGGCCCTGAGCGCGATGAAGCAGCCGGCCTACAGCAAGCACCACCTGGTGCCGTTTGGCGAATTCGTGCCGGTGCCGGCGCTGTTCGGCTGGATGTACGACTTCCTCAACATGCCGTTGTCCGGCTTCACGCCGGGTTCGGCCCGGCAACCGCCGTTCGTATTGGGGCCAACCCGGCTGGCTGCCAACATCTGCTACGAGGACGTATTCGGCCGCGAGATCATCCGCGCCTTGCCGCAGGCGACCATGCTGGCCAACTTCAGCAACCTTGCCTGGTTCGACGGCTCGTGGGCTGCAGATCAGCATGGTCAGATGAGTCAGGCCCGGGCGTTGGAGACGGGGCGCTACATGCTGCGTGCCACCAACACCGGGCTTACCGCCATCATCGACCAGAAGGGCCGCATTGTTGCGCGGCTGGCGCCGATGAAAAAGGGCCTGCTCGAAGGGCAGGCCCGCAACTTCATCGGCATGACGCCGTATGCCCGCCTAGGTGACTGGGCTTTCCTGTTGGCCTGCGGCCTGTTGCTGCTTGGCCTTGGTTGGCGCCAGCACCAAGCGCGTACCCGCGAAACGGTCGTGCAGTAG
- a CDS encoding PhoH family protein, translating into MHTDTISFLPADNTRLANLCGVLDENLKQIENALDVNIARRDAHFRVSGKAQQVRFALDALEYFYNESHEALELDDIQLGLIEITRGPSEEAADADGPQLRTRRSDLRGRTPRQTQYIKAIQEHDITFGIGPAGTGKTYLAVACAVDALERDVVKRLVLVRPAVEAGEKLGFLPGDLVQKVDPYLRPLYDALYDLMGFDKVTRCFEKGIIEIAPLAFMRGRTLNHSFVILDESQNSTPEQMKMFLTRIGFGSKAVITGDPTQIDLPKNQKSGLVDAQEVLKDVRGIALHHFTSEDVVRHPLVQKIVDAYEKKHKERELEAAQKKAEREAARQDGARE; encoded by the coding sequence TTGCATACTGATACCATTTCCTTCCTGCCCGCCGACAATACCCGGCTGGCCAATCTCTGCGGCGTGCTCGATGAGAACCTCAAGCAGATCGAGAACGCGCTCGATGTGAACATCGCCCGGCGCGATGCGCATTTCCGGGTGTCCGGCAAGGCGCAGCAGGTACGCTTTGCGCTCGATGCGCTCGAATACTTCTACAACGAATCGCATGAGGCGCTGGAGCTCGACGACATCCAGCTGGGCCTGATCGAGATCACCCGTGGCCCAAGCGAGGAAGCGGCAGATGCAGATGGACCGCAGCTGCGCACCCGGCGCAGCGATCTGCGAGGCCGCACGCCGCGGCAGACGCAGTACATCAAGGCGATCCAAGAGCACGACATCACCTTCGGCATCGGGCCGGCCGGTACCGGCAAGACCTATCTCGCGGTGGCGTGCGCGGTCGATGCGCTGGAGCGCGATGTGGTGAAACGGCTGGTGCTGGTGCGCCCGGCAGTCGAGGCCGGCGAGAAGCTGGGCTTTCTGCCGGGTGACCTGGTGCAGAAGGTCGATCCTTATCTGCGGCCGCTCTACGACGCGCTGTACGACCTGATGGGCTTTGACAAGGTCACCCGCTGCTTCGAGAAGGGCATCATCGAGATCGCACCACTGGCCTTCATGCGCGGCCGCACGCTGAACCACAGCTTTGTCATCCTCGACGAATCGCAGAATTCCACGCCCGAGCAGATGAAGATGTTCCTCACCCGCATCGGCTTTGGCTCCAAGGCGGTGATCACCGGCGATCCGACGCAGATTGACCTGCCGAAGAACCAGAAATCCGGCTTGGTGGATGCGCAGGAGGTGTTGAAGGACGTGCGTGGCATCGCGCTGCATCACTTCACCAGCGAGGATGTGGTCCGCCATCCACTGGTGCAGAAGATCGTCGATGCCTACGAGAAGAAGCACAAGGAGCGTGAGCTCGAGGCAGCGCAGAAGAAGGCGGAGCGCGAGGCGGCCCGCCAGGACGGAGCGCGGGAATGA
- a CDS encoding RDD family protein, giving the protein MTALQPAGWWRRFFAWWYELLLLIPVLLLLAIPPVAAQALVQLVLGSKVDGSIDTPLAHALNFAWFITASFGYFAWCWLRSGQTLAMKTWRLRLVDAQGHTPRLSQMLGRFGLATLCYLPLLPLWMLARRDPQWIPYAWLALAWFIAPFFWAIVDRERLLLHDRFAGTRLVLAPTKAKQQQAAGQQESPVT; this is encoded by the coding sequence ATGACGGCATTGCAACCCGCCGGCTGGTGGCGTCGGTTTTTCGCGTGGTGGTACGAGCTACTGCTGCTGATTCCGGTGCTGCTGCTGCTGGCGATTCCGCCCGTTGCAGCGCAGGCGCTGGTGCAACTGGTGCTGGGCAGCAAGGTCGATGGCTCCATCGATACGCCACTGGCCCACGCCCTCAATTTCGCCTGGTTCATCACCGCCAGTTTCGGCTACTTCGCCTGGTGCTGGCTGCGCAGTGGCCAAACGCTGGCAATGAAGACCTGGCGACTACGCCTGGTCGACGCGCAAGGCCACACGCCCCGGTTATCGCAGATGCTGGGTCGGTTCGGTCTCGCCACCCTCTGCTACCTGCCGCTGCTGCCGCTCTGGATGCTGGCGCGGCGCGATCCACAGTGGATTCCCTACGCCTGGCTGGCGCTGGCCTGGTTCATTGCACCGTTCTTCTGGGCCATCGTCGACCGCGAGCGACTGCTACTGCACGACCGTTTCGCGGGTACGCGCTTGGTGCTGGCGCCAACCAAGGCCAAGCAGCAACAGGCCGCAGGCCAACAGGAAAGCCCAGTCACCTAG
- the miaB gene encoding tRNA (N6-isopentenyl adenosine(37)-C2)-methylthiotransferase MiaB, which produces MSKKVFIKTFGCQMNEYDSDKMVDLLNATEGLTKTDDPAEADVILFNTCSVREKAQEKVFSDLGRVRELKLANPNLVIGVGGCVASQEGDAIVKRAPYVDVVFGPQTLHRLPELIARKRQTGSAQVDISFPEIEKFDHLPPARVEGATAFVSIMEGCSKFCSFCIVPYTRGQEVSRPFEDVLAEVAGLAQQGVKEVTLLGQNVNAYRGRILDGEDDDIADFAMLLEYVHEVPGIERIRYTTSHPREMTQRIVDCYRTLPKLVSHLHLPVQSGSDRTLVNMKRGYTSLEYKSLVRKLRDARPDICLSSDFIVGFPGESDDDFERTMKLIEDVQFDASFSFIYSERPGTPAADLKDDVPAEVKSARLMRLQKRIDELASEVNRSMVGTVQRVLIEGHARKNAEELAGRTDNNRIVNFAGPARLIGQFAEVIVTEALPHSLRGEILTRETVTH; this is translated from the coding sequence ATGAGCAAGAAAGTATTCATCAAGACCTTCGGCTGCCAGATGAACGAGTACGACTCGGACAAGATGGTGGATCTGTTGAACGCAACCGAAGGGCTGACCAAGACCGACGATCCGGCCGAGGCCGACGTCATTCTGTTCAACACCTGTAGCGTGCGCGAAAAGGCGCAGGAAAAGGTGTTCTCCGATCTGGGCCGTGTGCGCGAGCTCAAGCTTGCCAACCCCAATCTGGTGATCGGCGTCGGCGGCTGCGTTGCCTCGCAGGAAGGCGATGCCATCGTCAAGCGTGCACCCTACGTGGACGTGGTGTTCGGCCCGCAGACGCTGCACCGCCTGCCCGAGCTGATCGCCAGGAAGCGCCAGACCGGCAGCGCCCAGGTCGATATCTCCTTCCCGGAGATCGAGAAGTTCGACCATCTGCCACCCGCGCGTGTTGAGGGCGCCACCGCCTTTGTCTCGATCATGGAAGGCTGTTCCAAGTTCTGCAGCTTCTGCATCGTGCCGTATACCCGCGGCCAGGAAGTGAGCCGTCCGTTCGAGGATGTGCTGGCCGAAGTGGCCGGGCTCGCGCAGCAGGGCGTGAAGGAAGTGACGCTGCTCGGCCAGAACGTGAACGCCTATCGCGGCCGGATTCTGGACGGTGAGGACGACGACATCGCCGACTTCGCCATGCTGCTCGAATACGTGCATGAAGTGCCCGGCATTGAGCGTATCCGCTATACCACCAGCCACCCGCGCGAGATGACGCAGCGCATCGTCGATTGCTATCGCACACTGCCCAAGCTGGTGTCGCACCTGCACCTGCCGGTGCAGAGTGGCTCTGATCGCACCCTCGTCAACATGAAGCGCGGCTATACCTCGCTCGAATACAAGAGCCTGGTGCGCAAGCTACGCGATGCCCGGCCGGATATCTGCCTCTCAAGTGACTTCATCGTCGGCTTCCCCGGCGAGAGCGACGACGATTTCGAACGCACCATGAAGCTGATCGAGGACGTGCAGTTCGACGCGAGCTTCAGCTTCATCTACAGCGAGCGCCCCGGCACACCGGCGGCCGACCTGAAGGACGATGTGCCGGCCGAGGTGAAATCGGCCCGGCTGATGCGCCTGCAAAAACGCATCGACGAGCTCGCCAGCGAAGTGAACCGCTCCATGGTCGGCACCGTGCAGCGTGTGCTGATCGAAGGCCATGCGCGCAAGAACGCCGAGGAGCTGGCGGGCCGCACCGACAACAACCGCATCGTCAACTTCGCCGGCCCGGCACGTCTGATCGGCCAGTTTGCCGAGGTGATCGTCACCGAAGCCTTGCCGCACAGCCTGCGCGGCGAGATCCTGACCCGCGAAACCGTCACCCACTGA
- a CDS encoding glycoside hydrolase family 3 N-terminal domain-containing protein, with the protein MARQPTGGARATAGASSALSAVPGFIRPVVAILAASAAIALAWCWDQPFFDHDDLALVRQLGTHLMIGYTDETALLPLLERGAVGGVFVTRRNIEGLNAAQITATISRWQALRRARQLPPLVVATDQEGGIVSRMAPPLPQQPPLRQRFADHVDDVAVAEAYGAVQGQGLAVLGIQLNFSPVIDLDWGISNPDDRYSRIGLRALGAQPDEVTRRTRGYCAGLRRFGVDCTLKHLPGLGRVYEDTHAQSARITAPLSALQQTDLKPFRQLMSEGAGMVMLSHATATAIDPDHPASSSPTLIGDLVRGQWRYQGLLITDDLSMSAAREQAGGLEDAAVRSLNIGADWLLIAWDPALYYPVMARLLEAAQQGELSQGRLAASRQRIARWQSRFAAH; encoded by the coding sequence GTGGCACGCCAGCCAACCGGTGGCGCCCGCGCCACGGCAGGGGCGTCGTCGGCACTGAGCGCCGTGCCCGGTTTCATCCGCCCTGTCGTCGCAATCCTGGCTGCGAGTGCGGCGATCGCGCTGGCGTGGTGCTGGGATCAGCCGTTCTTCGATCACGATGATCTGGCTCTGGTGCGGCAGCTGGGCACCCACCTGATGATTGGCTACACCGACGAGACCGCGCTGCTGCCCTTGTTGGAGCGCGGAGCGGTTGGTGGTGTCTTCGTCACCCGCCGCAATATCGAAGGGCTGAATGCGGCGCAGATCACCGCGACGATCTCGCGTTGGCAGGCCTTGCGCCGGGCGCGGCAGCTGCCGCCGCTCGTCGTCGCTACCGACCAGGAAGGCGGCATCGTTTCCCGCATGGCGCCCCCGTTGCCGCAGCAACCGCCGTTGCGACAGCGGTTCGCAGACCACGTCGACGACGTGGCGGTGGCCGAGGCCTACGGCGCGGTGCAGGGGCAGGGCCTTGCCGTGCTGGGCATCCAACTCAATTTCTCTCCGGTGATCGATCTGGATTGGGGCATCAGCAACCCGGACGACCGCTATTCGCGGATCGGGCTGCGGGCGCTGGGCGCGCAGCCGGACGAGGTGACCCGGCGTACCCGGGGCTATTGCGCCGGCTTGCGTCGCTTCGGTGTGGACTGCACGCTCAAGCATCTGCCGGGATTGGGACGGGTGTATGAGGATACACATGCGCAATCGGCGCGCATCACCGCGCCGCTATCCGCGTTGCAGCAAACCGATCTCAAGCCGTTCCGGCAGTTGATGAGCGAAGGGGCCGGCATGGTGATGCTGTCCCACGCCACGGCAACAGCCATCGATCCCGACCATCCTGCTTCCAGCTCACCCACGCTGATCGGTGATCTGGTGCGCGGTCAGTGGCGTTACCAGGGCCTGTTGATCACCGACGATCTCTCGATGTCCGCTGCGCGCGAGCAGGCTGGCGGGCTGGAGGATGCAGCGGTGCGCTCGCTGAACATCGGTGCCGACTGGCTGCTCATCGCCTGGGACCCTGCCTTGTACTACCCGGTGATGGCGCGCCTGTTGGAGGCCGCGCAGCAAGGCGAGCTGTCACAAGGCCGCCTTGCCGCGAGCCGGCAGCGCATTGCGCGCTGGCAGTCGCGGTTCGCCGCACACTGA
- a CDS encoding UPF0149 family protein translates to MASKGFAKTTVAPLSEAELDELAEFLTSDAVSDECMDLSMLHGFQTALLIGPEEPLPDAWLPQVWGEADQKPRFASTAQQTHIEDLILRLYNQLADELTSEPPTFTPMVYVDEETGRDIVQQWCYGFMLGTALDQEAWQSMFDDEDGAQLLAPIFDCADEEAREEIAAEGEDLTEFEHELASILPEAISEIRSWWHASQPVAPAPRQGRRRH, encoded by the coding sequence ATGGCCAGCAAGGGCTTTGCCAAAACCACCGTCGCACCGCTCTCCGAGGCTGAACTCGACGAGCTGGCCGAATTCCTGACCTCGGACGCCGTCTCGGATGAGTGCATGGATCTATCGATGCTGCACGGTTTCCAGACCGCACTGCTGATCGGTCCGGAAGAGCCGCTGCCCGACGCCTGGCTGCCGCAGGTCTGGGGCGAGGCCGACCAGAAGCCCAGATTCGCATCGACGGCGCAGCAGACGCACATCGAGGACCTGATCCTGCGGCTCTACAACCAGCTCGCCGATGAGCTGACCAGCGAGCCGCCGACGTTCACGCCCATGGTCTACGTCGACGAGGAAACCGGTCGCGACATCGTCCAGCAGTGGTGCTACGGCTTCATGCTGGGTACTGCGCTGGATCAGGAAGCCTGGCAGTCGATGTTTGACGACGAAGATGGCGCGCAACTGCTGGCGCCGATCTTCGATTGCGCCGACGAAGAGGCGCGCGAGGAAATCGCCGCCGAAGGCGAGGACCTGACCGAGTTCGAGCATGAACTCGCCAGCATCCTGCCAGAGGCCATTTCCGAGATCCGCAGCTGGTGGCACGCCAGCCAACCGGTGGCGCCCGCGCCACGGCAGGGGCGTCGTCGGCACTGA
- a CDS encoding HlyC/CorC family transporter, giving the protein MDDSPSQKNWLERLTHFLLREPENRGELVDILHSAFERHLLDADALAMIEGVLNVGDLQVRDVMVSRSRMDVIDLTTPHAHLIAHAIDTAHSRFPVVDGSLDEVIGILLAKDLLRYASGRQMLDLRTMLRPAVFVPETQRLNVLLKAFRDQRNHMAIVVDEHGSVAGLVTIEDVIEQIVGDIADEHDVTEQLIVPAGATRWRVQGATELDALNLALGSELPRGDYRTVAGLVIDHCGHVPLRGESVVIDGWRLRVIRADRQRVHALLVERLPQPVVPEEA; this is encoded by the coding sequence ATGGACGACAGCCCATCCCAGAAGAACTGGCTGGAACGCCTGACTCATTTCCTGCTGCGCGAGCCCGAAAACCGTGGCGAGCTGGTGGATATCCTGCATTCGGCCTTTGAGCGCCATCTGCTCGACGCCGATGCGCTGGCCATGATCGAAGGCGTGCTCAACGTCGGTGACCTGCAGGTGCGCGACGTGATGGTGTCGCGCTCGCGCATGGACGTGATCGATCTCACCACGCCGCACGCCCACCTGATCGCCCATGCCATCGATACCGCGCATTCACGCTTTCCGGTGGTCGACGGCAGCCTCGACGAGGTGATCGGCATCCTGCTGGCCAAGGACCTGCTGCGCTATGCGAGCGGCCGGCAGATGCTGGATCTGCGCACGATGCTGCGCCCGGCGGTGTTCGTGCCGGAAACGCAGCGGCTCAACGTGCTGCTCAAGGCCTTCCGCGACCAGCGCAACCACATGGCCATCGTCGTCGACGAGCACGGCAGCGTGGCGGGGCTTGTCACCATCGAGGACGTGATCGAGCAGATCGTCGGCGATATCGCCGATGAACATGACGTGACCGAGCAATTGATCGTGCCGGCCGGTGCCACGCGTTGGCGGGTGCAGGGCGCCACCGAGTTGGATGCGCTCAACCTGGCGCTGGGCAGCGAGTTGCCGCGCGGCGACTACCGCACGGTGGCCGGCCTGGTGATCGACCATTGCGGCCACGTGCCGCTGCGGGGAGAAAGCGTGGTCATTGATGGCTGGCGGCTGCGGGTGATCCGCGCCGACCGGCAACGCGTGCATGCCTTGCTGGTCGAACGCCTGCCGCAGCCGGTGGTGCCGGAGGAAGCATGA